The following are encoded in a window of Elusimicrobiota bacterium genomic DNA:
- the rmlD_2 gene encoding dTDP-4-dehydrorhamnose reductase — protein MKFLVVGASGFLGRHIFDYLKTKGYEVYGTKNKSDRSDLIHFDLVRESIKEKLPSSIFQTKTRWYSIIASVVGHVDQCAQDIRTSRAINVEGTLQLIENLQEMGSTIIYPSTSWVFNGENGNYKENDSPDPINEYGRQKTATEQCLISKNNESLILRFDKIVGANPHEFHLFSEWNNWIKNNQDVVCLGGQSFSPTFVDDLGPAIEKLCEVNARGLFHIANTEIFSREELATIFLKTLQSTNKIIMKSEKEIGLLERRPRKTYLNSEKFIDLTNFKFTPMQKVINMFKSQT, from the coding sequence ATGAAGTTTCTTGTGGTGGGAGCTTCAGGGTTTCTCGGCCGGCACATATTCGACTATTTAAAGACCAAGGGATATGAGGTTTACGGAACCAAAAATAAAAGTGACAGGAGCGATTTAATTCACTTTGATTTGGTTCGTGAGTCAATTAAAGAAAAATTACCTTCCTCTATTTTCCAAACAAAAACAAGATGGTATTCCATTATCGCCTCGGTCGTAGGACATGTGGATCAATGTGCCCAAGACATACGGACTTCCAGAGCCATTAATGTCGAGGGAACTCTCCAATTGATTGAAAATCTGCAAGAAATGGGCTCCACAATTATTTATCCGTCCACCAGTTGGGTCTTTAACGGAGAAAATGGCAACTACAAAGAAAACGATTCTCCAGATCCAATCAATGAATATGGCAGACAAAAGACCGCGACCGAGCAATGTTTGATTTCGAAGAACAATGAGTCGTTGATTTTGCGGTTCGACAAGATTGTGGGAGCCAACCCCCACGAATTTCACCTGTTTTCCGAGTGGAACAATTGGATTAAAAATAATCAAGACGTGGTCTGCCTTGGCGGTCAATCATTTTCCCCAACTTTTGTGGATGACCTGGGACCCGCGATAGAAAAACTCTGTGAAGTAAACGCTCGGGGTTTGTTTCATATAGCGAACACCGAGATATTTTCTCGGGAGGAATTGGCCACCATTTTTCTAAAGACCCTGCAGAGCACCAATAAAATCATCATGAAGTCGGAAAAAGAAATCGGACTTCTTGAACGAAGGCCTCGTAAAACTTATTTAAATTCCGAAAAGTTTATCGATCTCACAAATTTTAAATTTACACCCATGCAAAAAGTCATAAACATGTTTAAATCGCAAACGTAG
- the arnC_7 gene encoding Undecaprenyl-phosphate 4-deoxy-4-formamido-L-arabinose transferase yields MPDKIKPSVDITFFLPCYNEEKNIVNAIETTQKAMEGRPQSYEILVYEDGSRDNSLSNIKQFMNTNPHVPIVLVQNEKNRGLGTNYVAGSLIAKGTYYMMVCGDNDTPLHTLNFMLDQLGKADIIVPYLFDMHDRPWGRRVVSNIFTKLVGSITGSHLKYYNGIVIHKTATVRRFPPNATGFAYQAEILCEAVANGLTYMEVPVKTLARAGFINTSAFRWRNVLSVSNSLWKMAWGKKYHSHSLKNKNRLEFEMKR; encoded by the coding sequence ATGCCCGATAAGATAAAGCCTTCGGTGGATATCACCTTTTTCCTGCCCTGCTACAACGAAGAAAAAAATATCGTTAACGCCATAGAAACCACTCAAAAAGCCATGGAAGGGCGGCCTCAGTCCTACGAAATCTTGGTGTATGAAGATGGCTCAAGAGATAACTCTCTCTCAAATATCAAACAGTTTATGAACACCAACCCCCACGTCCCGATTGTACTGGTTCAAAATGAAAAAAATCGCGGGTTGGGAACGAATTATGTGGCCGGTTCTCTGATAGCGAAGGGAACCTACTATATGATGGTATGTGGAGATAATGATACACCTTTGCACACGTTGAACTTCATGCTGGATCAACTGGGAAAAGCGGATATTATTGTTCCCTATCTCTTCGACATGCACGATCGACCTTGGGGAAGGCGTGTGGTCTCCAATATTTTCACGAAATTGGTGGGAAGCATCACCGGCAGTCATCTCAAATATTACAATGGAATTGTAATTCACAAGACGGCCACCGTCCGGCGTTTCCCTCCCAACGCGACTGGTTTTGCGTACCAAGCTGAAATCCTCTGTGAAGCCGTGGCCAACGGGCTCACCTACATGGAAGTTCCTGTTAAAACATTGGCCCGGGCGGGCTTTATCAACACCTCCGCATTTCGGTGGCGCAATGTTTTATCGGTTTCAAACAGTCTATGGAAAATGGCTTGGGGAAAAAAATATCACAGCCATTCCTTAAAAAATAAGAATCGCCTTGAATTTGAGATGAAGCGATGA
- the nucH gene encoding Thermonuclease, giving the protein MTKRLLPLCLGVFLAFPLVAEKTQTKLFPLAVKRVVDGDTLLLSNQIRVRLVGIDTPEVYPSQKLWSDARKSGRDAKTIQSLGKRSSKFVEALIEGEKVRLEYEPANTINQHLDRHGRTLAYVFFNPPACEELEPWLAEEICELESFETGFLNALIIEAGYANTYNKFPFKYQKEFQELERNARTNKRGLWKPTKPST; this is encoded by the coding sequence ATGACAAAGCGACTCCTCCCCCTTTGTCTGGGTGTTTTTTTGGCGTTCCCATTGGTTGCCGAAAAAACACAGACCAAGCTCTTCCCCCTCGCCGTCAAACGAGTGGTGGACGGGGACACTCTTCTATTGTCAAACCAGATTCGCGTTCGCTTGGTTGGTATCGACACGCCAGAAGTCTATCCCTCTCAAAAACTGTGGAGCGATGCCAGAAAAAGTGGCCGGGATGCAAAAACGATTCAATCTCTTGGAAAAAGATCTTCAAAGTTTGTTGAGGCTTTAATTGAGGGAGAGAAAGTCCGGTTGGAATATGAACCCGCCAACACGATCAATCAACATCTCGACCGGCATGGAAGAACCCTGGCCTATGTTTTTTTCAATCCGCCCGCTTGTGAGGAATTGGAGCCGTGGTTGGCCGAAGAAATTTGTGAACTTGAGTCGTTTGAGACAGGTTTTTTAAACGCTCTTATTATTGAGGCGGGATACGCCAACACCTACAACAAGTTCCCTTTCAAATACCAAAAAGAATTTCAAGAACTGGAAAGAAACGCCAGAACAAATAAACGCGGCTTGTGGAAACCAACAAAACCTTCAACCTGA
- the purD_1 gene encoding Phosphoribosylamine--glycine ligase — protein sequence MHCKEDQFLPHFHYMGGDKINGNGKKFLFVSEIGCIGDLAYVVKNEGHQVRYHIGDKHEKNVSDGFVDKVDDWEKHADWADVIIFDDIGFGGIAERLRKEGKKVVGGTPFSDKLEFDRDLAQEELRKVGINTLPCWDFTSFDEALKFVKGNPGRYVVKPNGKAQDEKVLSFVGQEEDGLDLVNMLERYKTGWGSKIRSFQLQKFVAGVEVAIGAFFNGQEFILPACINFEHKRMFNDEIGPTTGEMGTTIMWAGPNRLYNETLKKFEKRLAEIGFIGYFDINCIVNSRGIYPLEITPRFGYPTINIQMEGVASRWSDLLFALANRQPFQLKTNKGYQVGVVIAVPPYPYDDPDVFEKFSDDAVIIFKKQPLNGIHHCDVRLVDGDWRIAGSSGYVLVVTGSGATMSDAQKETYNRIKNIILPNMFYRTDIGNRWSRDGDLLQTWGLLAG from the coding sequence ATGCATTGCAAAGAAGATCAATTCCTTCCACACTTTCACTACATGGGCGGCGATAAAATAAACGGCAACGGTAAAAAATTCTTGTTTGTTTCTGAAATCGGATGTATTGGCGACTTGGCGTATGTCGTTAAAAACGAAGGCCATCAAGTTCGATATCACATCGGCGATAAACACGAAAAAAATGTGTCTGATGGGTTCGTTGATAAAGTTGACGACTGGGAAAAACACGCCGACTGGGCCGATGTGATCATTTTCGACGATATTGGATTTGGGGGCATCGCTGAACGATTGCGCAAAGAAGGCAAAAAAGTGGTTGGAGGAACTCCCTTTTCGGACAAACTTGAGTTTGATCGGGACTTGGCTCAAGAAGAACTCCGTAAAGTGGGCATCAACACCCTTCCCTGTTGGGATTTCACTTCCTTCGATGAAGCGCTCAAATTCGTCAAAGGCAATCCCGGCCGCTACGTTGTGAAACCCAATGGAAAAGCCCAGGATGAAAAAGTCCTTTCCTTTGTGGGCCAAGAAGAAGATGGGTTGGATTTGGTGAACATGCTGGAACGCTACAAAACGGGTTGGGGATCAAAAATTCGCAGTTTTCAACTCCAAAAATTCGTGGCCGGAGTGGAAGTGGCCATCGGCGCCTTCTTTAACGGTCAAGAATTCATTTTGCCGGCGTGTATCAACTTTGAACACAAACGCATGTTCAATGATGAAATCGGCCCGACCACGGGGGAGATGGGGACCACGATCATGTGGGCGGGCCCCAATCGGCTTTACAACGAAACCCTCAAGAAATTTGAAAAGAGATTGGCGGAGATTGGATTCATCGGCTATTTCGATATCAACTGCATAGTGAATTCGAGAGGCATTTATCCGCTCGAAATTACCCCGCGGTTTGGATACCCCACCATCAATATCCAAATGGAAGGCGTGGCGAGCCGCTGGAGCGATTTGCTTTTTGCCTTGGCCAACCGGCAACCATTTCAACTAAAAACGAACAAGGGTTACCAAGTGGGAGTCGTCATTGCCGTTCCGCCTTACCCCTATGATGACCCAGATGTATTTGAAAAGTTTTCAGATGACGCCGTGATTATTTTTAAGAAACAACCGTTGAATGGAATCCACCATTGCGATGTGCGCCTGGTGGATGGGGACTGGAGAATTGCCGGCTCCAGCGGTTATGTATTGGTGGTCACCGGTTCTGGCGCCACGATGTCCGACGCGCAAAAAGAAACCTACAACCGAATCAAAAACATCATATTGCCCAACATGTTTTACCGCACCGATATAGGAAACCGTTGGTCCAGAGACGGGGACCTGCTCCAAACCTGGGGACTACTGGCCGGATAA
- the pat gene encoding Protein lysine acetyltransferase Pat, producing the protein MSQQSSITQDLSRVLSPRSVAVVGASRKEGSVGDAIFRNLLASDFQGVLYPVNPKAPSIGGVKCYPTLSAIQEPIDLAIIIVPNTVVPDVLKECAAAHIPGAVVVSAGFKEIGGKGIELEREIKAIAEEHGIALIGPNCLGFINTDSRVRLNASFAATMPKAGNIAFISQSGALCTAVLDYAKGKGIGFSKFVSMGNKALVNELDFLTALRDDPMTDVILMYVEDIADGQEFIRLARHITGETLKPKPIIAIKSGRTPEGAKAASSHTGSLAGSDDIYDAVFLQSGVLRVETVEELFDYAVAFSQQPLPKGNRVAIVTNAGGPGIMATDAAIRHGLELAKLDASTIESLKKELPITANVNNPVDVIGDARHDRYEAAIRAVVKDPNVDGVVVILTPQAMTDIREIGEVVARVAESMKISPWLSKPILASFMGIVDVSVGVSILEKAGIPHYIFPEGAVRALSQMHRYQKNWLDRPRTEVKIYPVQKELVEKIFKRVKSEGRTYLPEVEALEVFAAYGLPVLKSKLVKSEEEAIQTAKEFGYPVVLKIASPAIVHKLDAGGVVINIRDAGELTRAYRKMINTAHALVGADKVWGAEVQQMADKGVEVFMGSKRDPKFGPVIVFGLGGTFVEVFRDVSFRLAPLREWTTRAIIEKSKAYKILQGYRGQPADIAKVSECLGRLSQLVVDFPEIKELDINPLIVYPLGNGARVLDGRIVLSGQ; encoded by the coding sequence GTGAGTCAACAATCATCGATTACTCAAGATTTATCCCGTGTTTTGTCTCCTCGTTCAGTGGCCGTTGTGGGCGCTTCCCGGAAGGAAGGATCGGTGGGAGATGCCATTTTTCGAAATCTTCTCGCCTCTGATTTTCAGGGGGTTCTCTATCCAGTAAATCCCAAAGCCCCTTCGATTGGCGGTGTGAAATGTTACCCCACTCTTTCCGCCATTCAAGAGCCCATTGATTTGGCCATCATTATTGTTCCCAACACGGTGGTGCCAGATGTTTTAAAAGAGTGCGCGGCGGCTCATATTCCCGGCGCGGTGGTGGTCAGCGCGGGTTTTAAGGAAATTGGAGGAAAAGGAATTGAGCTGGAGCGTGAAATCAAAGCCATTGCAGAGGAACATGGCATTGCGCTTATCGGTCCGAACTGTTTGGGTTTTATCAACACTGATTCGAGGGTTCGTCTCAATGCGTCATTCGCCGCTACCATGCCCAAGGCTGGCAATATCGCTTTTATTTCTCAAAGTGGCGCTTTGTGTACGGCGGTTTTGGATTACGCCAAAGGGAAGGGAATCGGTTTCTCAAAATTTGTGAGCATGGGCAACAAAGCGTTGGTCAATGAACTCGATTTCCTCACCGCACTTCGAGACGATCCCATGACGGATGTCATTTTGATGTATGTTGAAGATATCGCAGACGGACAAGAATTTATTCGACTGGCGCGCCATATCACCGGCGAAACGCTTAAACCCAAACCCATCATTGCGATCAAGTCCGGGCGAACCCCCGAAGGGGCCAAAGCCGCTTCCTCTCACACGGGATCTTTGGCGGGATCTGATGACATATACGATGCCGTGTTCCTGCAATCGGGGGTTCTTCGCGTTGAGACAGTGGAAGAATTGTTTGATTACGCGGTGGCCTTTTCTCAGCAGCCTCTTCCCAAAGGAAACCGAGTGGCCATTGTCACCAATGCGGGAGGACCGGGCATTATGGCCACCGATGCCGCCATTCGGCATGGACTTGAGCTCGCCAAACTGGACGCGTCCACCATTGAATCGCTTAAAAAGGAATTGCCCATCACGGCCAATGTCAACAATCCCGTAGATGTGATTGGGGATGCGCGTCACGATCGTTATGAAGCGGCCATTCGAGCCGTGGTGAAAGATCCCAACGTGGATGGCGTGGTGGTCATTTTGACGCCGCAAGCCATGACGGATATCCGCGAAATCGGCGAGGTGGTGGCGCGCGTGGCGGAATCCATGAAAATTTCACCGTGGTTATCCAAGCCCATTTTGGCGAGTTTTATGGGGATTGTTGATGTGTCGGTTGGGGTTTCGATTTTAGAGAAAGCGGGTATTCCGCATTACATTTTTCCTGAAGGAGCCGTGCGTGCTTTGTCACAGATGCACCGGTATCAGAAAAATTGGCTGGACCGGCCTCGCACGGAAGTGAAAATTTATCCCGTCCAAAAAGAATTGGTGGAGAAAATATTTAAAAGAGTGAAATCGGAGGGTCGAACCTATTTGCCGGAAGTGGAAGCCTTGGAGGTGTTCGCGGCTTACGGGCTGCCTGTCTTAAAAAGTAAATTGGTCAAAAGTGAAGAGGAAGCCATTCAAACCGCCAAAGAATTTGGGTATCCAGTGGTTCTTAAAATTGCCTCCCCGGCCATCGTCCATAAATTGGATGCAGGGGGAGTGGTTATCAACATTCGAGACGCCGGCGAATTAACTCGAGCGTACCGAAAGATGATCAACACCGCCCATGCTTTGGTGGGGGCCGACAAGGTGTGGGGAGCGGAAGTGCAACAAATGGCCGACAAAGGAGTCGAAGTGTTTATGGGATCAAAACGAGATCCCAAATTTGGACCCGTCATTGTTTTTGGGTTGGGAGGCACTTTCGTAGAAGTTTTTCGAGACGTTTCATTTCGGTTGGCTCCGCTTCGAGAGTGGACGACGCGTGCCATCATCGAAAAGAGCAAGGCGTACAAGATTCTGCAAGGCTATCGCGGTCAGCCGGCGGATATTGCCAAGGTATCGGAATGTTTGGGTCGACTTTCCCAACTGGTTGTGGATTTTCCGGAAATAAAGGAATTGGACATCAACCCCTTGATCGTTTATCCCCTTGGAAATGGAGCGCGCGTGCTCGACGGGCGGATTGTTTTATCCGGCCAGTAG
- the garK gene encoding Glycerate 2-kinase, whose amino-acid sequence MGRSVREQFPKATLIFLPLADGGDGTLDVLTHALDGTKKFTWVEGPLGRKVKASWALIEETKSRPRRAVIEMARASGLALIRGKNRIMEATSYGTGQLIKAALDHDCKEILMGVGGTACSDGGAGALQALGLRYYGHTGRSISAKPKDLQKLDRVDFQGLDPRLRRARIYVLCDVENPLLGTSGSARTFGPQKGATGNQVQILEKMLHHWSRFAPLQAQSLKGAGAAGGMAFGLAGFAKARLVRGTSYVMRALEWEKEAKKADLIVTGEGRLDKTSFQGKVVGEIIKHRVGVPVWVVCGSHTLTPNQLKQFYISKIFTLKEFL is encoded by the coding sequence ATGGGCCGGTCGGTTCGAGAACAATTTCCGAAAGCCACCTTAATATTTTTACCTTTGGCCGATGGGGGTGACGGAACCTTGGATGTTTTAACCCATGCCTTGGATGGAACAAAAAAATTCACATGGGTGGAAGGCCCCTTGGGACGAAAAGTGAAAGCATCTTGGGCTTTGATTGAGGAAACAAAAAGTCGTCCGCGGCGAGCTGTCATAGAAATGGCGCGGGCCTCCGGATTGGCTCTGATTCGTGGAAAAAACAGAATCATGGAAGCCACAAGTTACGGCACAGGACAGTTGATTAAAGCGGCGTTGGATCACGATTGCAAAGAGATTTTGATGGGGGTGGGCGGGACCGCTTGTTCTGATGGAGGGGCTGGCGCCCTCCAGGCCTTGGGCCTGCGTTATTATGGTCATACCGGACGAAGCATATCGGCGAAACCCAAAGATTTGCAGAAACTCGACCGTGTGGATTTTCAAGGTTTGGACCCGCGGTTACGGCGCGCAAGAATTTATGTTCTTTGTGATGTGGAGAACCCCTTGCTTGGAACATCAGGGTCTGCTCGAACCTTTGGACCCCAAAAAGGGGCTACAGGAAATCAGGTTCAAATTCTTGAAAAAATGCTTCACCATTGGTCTCGGTTTGCTCCTCTTCAAGCGCAGTCTTTGAAAGGGGCCGGGGCCGCGGGGGGGATGGCTTTTGGGCTGGCTGGTTTCGCCAAGGCACGACTTGTTCGGGGAACTTCTTATGTCATGCGCGCCTTGGAGTGGGAGAAAGAAGCTAAAAAAGCAGACCTTATTGTGACAGGAGAAGGACGTTTGGATAAAACCAGCTTTCAAGGAAAAGTGGTGGGAGAGATCATCAAACATCGCGTGGGCGTTCCCGTATGGGTGGTATGTGGTTCGCATACTTTAACCCCGAATCAATTAAAACAATTTTATATTTCAAAAATTTTCACTCTCAAGGAGTTTCTGTGA
- the udg gene encoding Type-4 uracil-DNA glycosylase produces the protein MDYVEFKNRLMESQCAKCPDLCRDRQHIVVDRGNSDAKLMIIGEAPGEKEDFLGKAFVGRAGGLLDKLMAAIDLDTNRDMLIVNVVKCRPPNNRPPTSHEADNCRPYLEWQIQHVRPQVVVLLGATAAKHLMPEEKGRGMKERVGRFFNLAKYPQAKFFLLYHPAYLLRDPRKIPETVEHLKILKSHLFLEEERTHESAHC, from the coding sequence ATGGACTACGTTGAATTTAAAAATCGACTCATGGAATCTCAGTGCGCCAAATGCCCTGACTTGTGCCGGGATCGTCAACACATCGTTGTCGACCGAGGTAACTCCGACGCGAAATTAATGATCATTGGGGAAGCCCCCGGTGAAAAAGAAGATTTTCTAGGAAAGGCTTTCGTGGGACGAGCGGGGGGACTACTCGATAAGCTCATGGCGGCCATTGATCTCGACACCAATCGAGATATGTTGATTGTCAATGTGGTCAAGTGTCGTCCGCCCAACAATCGTCCACCAACCTCCCACGAGGCGGACAATTGTCGGCCTTACCTGGAATGGCAAATCCAACATGTTCGGCCCCAGGTGGTGGTTTTGTTGGGGGCCACTGCCGCCAAACATTTGATGCCAGAGGAAAAAGGGCGGGGCATGAAAGAACGGGTGGGTCGGTTTTTTAACTTAGCGAAATATCCACAGGCCAAGTTTTTCTTGCTTTACCATCCAGCCTATTTGCTGAGAGATCCTCGAAAAATACCCGAAACAGTTGAACATCTGAAAATTTTGAAGTCACACTTATTTCTAGAGGAGGAAAGAACCCATGAAAGCGCTCACTGTTGA
- the sasA_12 gene encoding Adaptive-response sensory-kinase SasA, which produces MSDLSEFLLTTGRTLAQMTLYSPDHPSVKGAVEESHRLLGVLLAQDSELVVANNESKLIVNGKKPTDAPDVSLRPFLQLLTVHNLHSLTFLRGIPLSEMIPFFRLASASDMRRTNLKAAEFLDSQQVTHIKLNEARYAKIGEDDAVTKKEDMGALGGLGAEGGLKDFETLPLQDLLKKLIEKSVLDPADRGRLLSRALDLVKDQIDRAVEKVVVEFNQEKTRLTNEQIRTESVIGETAEGVVVVDETGKVLLMNSAAESIYGVKLGESVGRPLWEGIREEQMVALAKDLTVPTDRPLTREVQVLGSQEAKKTLRASSATVQDTNGRIIGMVSVLSDVTKQKELTRLQNEFMANVTHDLRAPVHALKLSVNAILEESAGPVTQDQKKMLSMAVRNVDRLSRLIDDLLDFSKMESGKMDIRPQVVELEPLLKEATVSMETWSKGRGIHVEYQQIEEIPPAFVDSDRILQVVNNLISNAIKFTPSGGKVMVRAKRYEESGKNMIVVEVEDTGPGISKEDQKRIFDRFVQLKPNEKLDIRGTGLGLSICQALVDLHKGKLWVHSPPPTSGTGSLFSFTVPCVQRSANSVVVPQPLPASAPSPAQPHQSRPGFWKKIFRGFSAFIFVSLAVLSPLLARPYWGTVRRVLDSNLIQLEDGTRVRYLGVIVPKKGSLHAIEAMSANRAWVEKKEVQFKYGLQERDIDGVWLAYVFVDGIFVNQELVKQGLALVSTLPNEESYLPDLIAAEKEAHDNRRGQWRDSALDLYPIRVRKKP; this is translated from the coding sequence GTGAGCGATTTATCTGAATTTCTCTTAACCACAGGCCGTACGTTGGCTCAAATGACCCTCTATTCTCCTGACCATCCTTCCGTTAAAGGGGCGGTTGAAGAATCTCATCGACTTTTGGGGGTATTGCTCGCCCAAGATTCAGAACTGGTGGTGGCCAACAATGAATCCAAACTAATCGTTAATGGAAAAAAACCCACCGATGCTCCCGATGTGTCACTTCGTCCCTTCTTGCAATTGTTGACAGTTCACAATCTCCATTCCCTCACGTTCCTTCGCGGTATTCCGCTCTCGGAAATGATTCCTTTCTTCCGGTTGGCCTCCGCGTCTGATATGCGTCGAACAAATCTTAAAGCGGCGGAGTTTTTGGACTCCCAGCAAGTAACCCATATCAAACTAAACGAGGCCCGTTACGCCAAAATTGGCGAAGACGATGCTGTTACGAAAAAAGAAGATATGGGCGCGCTTGGAGGTCTGGGAGCAGAAGGAGGCTTAAAGGATTTTGAAACCCTTCCCCTACAGGATCTTCTCAAGAAATTAATCGAAAAATCTGTTCTGGATCCGGCGGATCGGGGGCGATTGTTGTCTCGCGCCTTGGATCTTGTCAAAGACCAAATTGATCGAGCGGTTGAAAAAGTGGTGGTGGAATTTAATCAGGAAAAAACCCGCCTGACCAATGAGCAGATCCGCACCGAGAGTGTTATAGGAGAAACCGCCGAAGGCGTCGTGGTGGTGGACGAAACAGGCAAAGTGTTGCTTATGAACTCCGCGGCGGAATCGATTTATGGCGTTAAATTGGGGGAAAGTGTGGGCCGGCCTTTGTGGGAGGGCATTCGGGAGGAACAAATGGTGGCCCTGGCCAAGGATCTTACCGTCCCCACCGATCGCCCTCTCACCCGAGAAGTTCAAGTTTTAGGCTCTCAAGAAGCCAAAAAAACTCTTCGCGCCAGTTCTGCCACAGTTCAAGATACCAATGGCCGCATCATAGGAATGGTGTCGGTGTTATCGGATGTGACGAAACAAAAAGAGCTGACACGTTTACAAAATGAATTTATGGCGAACGTCACTCATGACCTGCGAGCGCCGGTGCATGCATTGAAATTATCCGTCAATGCCATTCTCGAAGAATCGGCTGGTCCTGTCACTCAAGATCAAAAGAAAATGCTTTCCATGGCGGTTAGAAATGTAGACCGGTTGTCACGTCTTATTGATGATTTATTGGATTTTTCAAAAATGGAATCAGGGAAAATGGACATTCGCCCCCAGGTTGTGGAGCTCGAACCACTTCTTAAGGAAGCCACCGTGAGCATGGAAACATGGTCCAAGGGCCGGGGAATTCACGTGGAGTATCAACAAATTGAAGAAATCCCTCCCGCTTTTGTTGATTCGGATCGCATTCTGCAAGTGGTCAACAATCTCATTTCAAATGCCATTAAGTTTACGCCTTCAGGGGGAAAAGTAATGGTGAGAGCCAAACGGTATGAAGAGTCCGGGAAAAACATGATCGTTGTTGAAGTTGAAGACACGGGACCCGGAATATCCAAGGAAGACCAAAAACGAATTTTTGATCGGTTTGTGCAACTCAAACCAAATGAAAAATTAGATATTCGCGGAACAGGCCTCGGTCTCAGTATTTGTCAGGCCTTGGTGGATTTACACAAAGGAAAGTTATGGGTACATAGTCCGCCCCCAACGAGCGGAACGGGCAGTTTGTTTTCATTTACGGTTCCCTGTGTTCAGCGTTCGGCGAATTCTGTTGTTGTTCCTCAACCTCTTCCCGCGTCGGCGCCTTCCCCGGCTCAACCTCACCAAAGCCGCCCTGGTTTCTGGAAGAAAATTTTTCGAGGTTTTTCAGCGTTCATTTTTGTTTCCCTGGCGGTATTGTCGCCGTTGTTGGCGCGTCCTTATTGGGGCACGGTGCGGCGGGTTCTAGATTCCAATTTGATTCAGCTGGAGGATGGGACCCGGGTTCGTTATTTGGGCGTCATTGTCCCCAAAAAAGGAAGCCTTCATGCCATTGAGGCGATGTCCGCCAATCGCGCTTGGGTTGAAAAAAAAGAAGTTCAATTTAAATATGGCCTTCAAGAGCGGGACATAGATGGGGTGTGGTTGGCCTATGTGTTCGTGGATGGAATTTTTGTGAACCAAGAACTGGTGAAACAAGGGCTGGCTTTGGTGTCCACTTTGCCCAATGAAGAAAGCTATCTCCCTGACCTTATTGCCGCTGAAAAAGAGGCCCATGACAACCGTCGCGGCCAATGGCGTGATTCAGCTTTGGACCTCTACCCGATTCGCGTGAGAAAAAAACCATGA
- the ppaX gene encoding Pyrophosphatase PpaX yields MTSLRLFLFDLDGTLVSTGGAGLRALSKAFQELYGLSNADTRINPSGKTDPAIFREIVKFFFERDASQEEIESIAQTYLAHLETEMKQAQTRVLKGVEYFIEKVASRSDIVAGLGTGNLEKGARLKLGSTRLNSFFPFGGFGSDAEDRAEVLRWGHKRAQERTQQQIKDEDVFIIGDTLLDVSAAKRARFKSVAVATGQVSLEQLETGAPDYLFRDLTQGEDLL; encoded by the coding sequence ATGACTTCTTTACGCCTATTTCTTTTCGATTTGGATGGGACACTTGTCTCCACAGGTGGGGCGGGCCTGCGGGCACTAAGCAAAGCTTTTCAAGAACTCTATGGGCTCTCAAATGCCGATACTCGAATTAACCCCAGTGGAAAAACAGACCCCGCCATTTTTCGAGAAATCGTTAAATTTTTTTTTGAACGCGATGCTTCCCAAGAAGAAATTGAATCCATCGCACAAACCTATCTTGCCCACTTGGAAACAGAAATGAAACAAGCTCAAACCCGTGTGTTAAAAGGAGTGGAATATTTTATTGAGAAGGTCGCTTCTCGCAGTGACATTGTGGCCGGTTTGGGAACGGGAAATTTAGAAAAGGGCGCTCGCCTTAAGTTGGGATCCACACGGCTCAATTCGTTCTTCCCATTTGGCGGTTTTGGGTCTGATGCGGAAGATCGAGCCGAGGTTTTGCGATGGGGTCACAAACGTGCGCAAGAAAGGACCCAACAACAAATCAAAGATGAGGATGTTTTTATTATTGGCGATACCCTGTTGGATGTTTCGGCCGCCAAACGGGCCAGGTTCAAATCCGTTGCGGTGGCCACTGGACAGGTATCTCTCGAACAATTGGAAACCGGAGCGCCCGATTATCTTTTCCGTGATCTGACCCAAGGCGAGGATTTGTTGTGA